One genomic window of Thermococcus indicus includes the following:
- a CDS encoding ABC transporter ATP-binding protein, producing MIVLENVRKTIRGKEVLRGISLTVKPGEIHAYLGHNGAGKTTTFRLILGILVPDSGRVEVLGVNPLKNPEVRAKIGYLPEYDLLYPNLTVLNNLRRYALLKGVYDEKELKDLIEFFELEGYAKKKVSALSSGTRRRVAMARAFLGSPEVLILDEPTRGLDPEWRLKFKRFLGEYARENNASVIFSTHILSDVDEVCENVTVIMEGRILFSGSLGEFKELAPSGETVLVKVAEVKGALRVLRENGYSPELRGEYIVLEDAESPEINALLVGAGLKVEEVKRKEPSLEEVYTMLHGRLAQ from the coding sequence ATGATAGTGCTCGAAAACGTGAGGAAGACCATTAGAGGAAAGGAAGTCCTCCGCGGGATAAGCCTGACTGTGAAGCCCGGCGAAATCCACGCCTACCTCGGCCACAATGGAGCCGGCAAAACAACAACCTTCCGCCTGATTCTCGGCATCCTCGTCCCGGACTCCGGCAGGGTAGAAGTCCTCGGCGTCAATCCCCTCAAGAACCCGGAGGTGAGGGCCAAAATCGGCTACCTGCCCGAGTACGACCTCCTCTACCCAAACCTCACGGTTCTTAACAACCTCAGGCGCTACGCCCTGCTGAAGGGAGTTTACGATGAGAAGGAGCTTAAGGACCTCATTGAGTTCTTCGAGCTTGAAGGGTACGCTAAAAAGAAGGTCTCAGCCCTCTCAAGCGGGACCCGGAGGAGGGTTGCGATGGCGAGGGCCTTCCTTGGGAGTCCAGAGGTTCTAATCCTCGACGAGCCCACGAGGGGCCTCGACCCCGAATGGAGGCTTAAATTCAAGCGGTTTTTGGGGGAATACGCGCGGGAAAACAACGCCTCAGTTATTTTCTCGACGCACATACTGAGCGATGTCGATGAGGTGTGCGAAAACGTCACTGTAATCATGGAGGGCAGAATACTCTTCTCGGGAAGCCTTGGGGAGTTCAAAGAACTCGCCCCAAGCGGCGAGACTGTCCTCGTGAAGGTGGCAGAAGTGAAGGGGGCCCTTCGGGTGCTTAGGGAAAACGGTTACTCACCCGAGCTGAGGGGTGAGTACATAGTGCTGGAGGACGCCGAGTCTCCGGAAATCAACGCCCTCCTCGTGGGGGCCGGCCTGAAGGTTGAGGAGGTTAAGAGAAAGGAACCGAGCCTTGAGGAGGTTTACACCATGCTCCACGGGAGGTTGGCACAATGA
- a CDS encoding MFS transporter — protein sequence MRWSEIPREAKAYMLYHTLIAPGLIVWILFPLYLMETGYSVLEVGAFFTAVNIVAIPLTYLFGRLFNRWDIKKGLIAIDVLDGIAYVLYGLAKGAIAPVILFVGRTVEKLSTVLYPLYRAYEQIIYPEDKYEEIFAWHLRLPEMARLITFPILGYIFGYVYPGPESYRWAFIFFGLFSAVTVAYIWFFLPSVGKEERVTPEGFTFKVGEFKVLLAFEALLTLAWALAPELVLINYVVFVLHKTVFEVTLIACASSLASIIGTYASERVPKGRGFQVIGIGMFINAVYALVMALSPPFWLALVVYALGDFGNTLWFPFYRSWMFKLIPKEKASEFHAAISSYRKLLDLFTPFVVGALASVHATLPYAVSLALFLVSGVMFWGLAKKGIISP from the coding sequence ATGCGCTGGAGCGAGATTCCGAGGGAAGCCAAAGCGTACATGCTCTACCACACACTCATCGCTCCCGGCCTGATAGTCTGGATACTCTTCCCGCTCTACCTCATGGAGACCGGTTACTCCGTCCTTGAGGTCGGAGCGTTCTTTACGGCGGTCAACATCGTCGCTATCCCTCTCACTTACCTCTTCGGCCGGCTCTTCAACCGCTGGGACATCAAGAAGGGCCTCATCGCGATAGACGTCTTAGACGGCATCGCCTACGTTCTGTATGGCCTCGCGAAAGGAGCAATTGCCCCAGTTATCCTCTTCGTCGGAAGGACTGTGGAAAAGCTTTCAACCGTGCTCTACCCCCTCTACCGTGCATACGAGCAGATAATCTATCCTGAGGACAAGTATGAGGAGATATTCGCCTGGCACCTCCGTTTGCCGGAGATGGCCCGCCTAATAACCTTCCCGATTCTCGGCTACATCTTCGGCTACGTTTATCCAGGCCCGGAGAGCTACCGCTGGGCCTTCATCTTCTTCGGCCTATTCTCAGCCGTTACAGTAGCGTACATCTGGTTTTTCCTGCCTTCGGTTGGCAAAGAGGAGAGGGTAACGCCAGAGGGCTTCACGTTTAAGGTGGGGGAATTCAAGGTTCTCCTCGCCTTCGAGGCCTTACTAACGCTCGCCTGGGCGCTCGCCCCGGAGCTGGTGCTCATCAACTACGTCGTCTTCGTGCTCCACAAAACGGTCTTTGAGGTGACGCTGATAGCCTGTGCGAGCAGTCTAGCCTCGATAATAGGAACCTATGCCAGCGAGAGGGTTCCAAAGGGGAGAGGCTTCCAGGTCATTGGGATAGGGATGTTCATCAATGCGGTCTACGCGCTGGTAATGGCCCTCTCACCGCCCTTCTGGCTGGCGCTGGTGGTGTATGCCCTCGGCGACTTCGGGAACACCCTCTGGTTCCCCTTCTACCGCTCCTGGATGTTCAAACTGATTCCGAAAGAGAAGGCTAGTGAGTTCCACGCGGCTATATCGAGTTACCGGAAGCTCCTCGACCTCTTCACGCCCTTTGTTGTCGGCGCTCTGGCGAGCGTCCACGCGACGCTACCGTATGCGGTTAGCTTAGCCCTGTTTTTGGTGTCTGGAGTGATGTTCTGGGGATTGGCGAAAAAAGGGATAATCTCACCGTAG
- a CDS encoding tRNA (cytidine(56)-2'-O)-methyltransferase, with the protein MITVLRLGHRPERDKRITTHVALTARAFGADRIIIAAEVDEHVRDSVEDVVRRWGGPFEIAFDPSWKRILREWKENGGVIVHLTMYGIHIDDAMAQIQGELKGGRDVLVVVGAEKVPREVYEMADYNVGVGNQPHSEVAALAVFLDRLLEGQGLRKSFENAKLKIIPQERGKKIIELE; encoded by the coding sequence ATGATAACCGTCCTTCGCCTTGGACACAGACCCGAGAGGGATAAGAGGATAACGACCCACGTGGCCCTGACGGCGAGGGCCTTCGGGGCAGATAGAATCATCATCGCGGCCGAAGTGGACGAGCACGTGAGGGACAGCGTCGAGGACGTCGTGAGGCGCTGGGGGGGACCCTTTGAGATAGCCTTCGACCCCAGCTGGAAGAGAATCCTGAGGGAATGGAAGGAGAATGGTGGGGTGATAGTCCACCTCACGATGTATGGAATCCACATCGACGACGCGATGGCCCAAATACAGGGGGAGCTGAAGGGAGGCAGGGACGTTCTCGTCGTCGTCGGCGCCGAGAAGGTGCCCAGGGAGGTCTACGAGATGGCGGACTACAACGTCGGCGTCGGAAACCAGCCTCACAGCGAGGTTGCCGCTCTGGCAGTCTTCCTGGACAGACTCCTTGAAGGGCAGGGCCTGAGGAAAAGCTTTGAGAACGCAAAGCTCAAGATAATCCCGCAGGAGAGGGGCAAAAAGATAATCGAGCTTGAGTGA
- a CDS encoding transglutaminase-like domain-containing protein yields the protein MKMRKAILIPLLILIVVASGCLFKPPAEVRFSVDRTVVAPDGTLHVIVFVNNTGKVGLTGATLVLGDEDFQILQEPKFPDVLPVGQSVQLVWILKAPTIPGHYNLKLSLELTDELKRSWTGFYGQFRVFVSTGATPSDEIGLGISGPETLRGGETSTITVTVKNKLEAPIDLVDIRLDLLDGMKVLSADALPESISENGKIVLRYTVKAPYAYRKGYISAMLRYRIGGSEKSVIESVPLEVTWRPWNADSGTLKDAYELKYHWITDGYLVDGYWSERYNSTPSFNRGELRNLTLGIIGNASSEPGAAKAIYDWIMRTYSFGDTTSTLEPDKILLQDRLSYAEGQILMTAMLRSIDIPARIVTLYNGTDCTRRPVTEFYTADGWYIVDIEHGLIGSLEEYLASPYFPRLYQIITENGYRMVAQSPTELSGHEHVDVTGDFIANIEDRLISVVSGRLKPELRSKLMMLVNNLNENERLYALFILSSAPSDDELNLVVEKYSVGKMEQSIKAMYEFYRDMEWSDDFTRYWKIFAGDVG from the coding sequence ATGAAAATGAGAAAAGCCATCCTGATTCCTCTCCTCATTCTCATAGTGGTGGCCTCGGGATGCCTCTTCAAGCCGCCGGCGGAGGTTAGGTTCTCGGTTGACAGAACGGTCGTCGCGCCCGATGGAACGCTCCACGTCATCGTGTTCGTTAACAACACCGGGAAGGTGGGCCTGACCGGGGCGACTCTCGTCCTGGGCGACGAGGACTTCCAGATACTCCAGGAACCGAAGTTCCCCGACGTTCTGCCCGTGGGCCAGTCCGTCCAGCTGGTCTGGATACTCAAGGCCCCGACCATACCCGGCCACTACAACCTCAAGCTATCCCTCGAACTGACCGATGAGCTTAAGCGGAGCTGGACCGGCTTCTACGGCCAGTTCAGGGTGTTCGTTTCCACGGGAGCCACGCCCTCGGACGAAATCGGACTAGGGATAAGCGGGCCAGAGACCCTCCGTGGCGGTGAGACCTCCACGATAACGGTCACGGTGAAGAACAAGCTGGAGGCTCCGATCGACCTGGTGGACATCCGGCTTGACCTCCTCGATGGAATGAAGGTGCTCAGTGCAGATGCGCTTCCGGAGAGCATCAGCGAGAACGGTAAGATAGTCCTCCGGTACACTGTGAAGGCCCCGTACGCATACAGGAAAGGGTACATCTCGGCGATGCTCCGGTACAGAATAGGCGGCTCCGAGAAGAGCGTCATCGAAAGCGTACCCCTGGAGGTAACATGGAGGCCATGGAACGCGGACAGCGGAACACTTAAGGACGCATATGAACTCAAGTACCACTGGATCACCGACGGATACCTCGTTGACGGCTACTGGTCCGAGCGCTACAACTCAACCCCCTCCTTCAACAGGGGGGAGCTCAGGAACCTCACCCTTGGGATAATTGGAAACGCCAGCTCCGAGCCAGGTGCTGCGAAGGCCATCTATGACTGGATAATGCGCACTTACTCCTTCGGAGACACGACCTCCACCCTTGAGCCGGATAAGATACTTCTCCAAGACAGGCTGAGCTACGCGGAGGGCCAGATACTCATGACTGCAATGCTGCGCTCCATAGACATCCCCGCGAGGATCGTAACTCTCTACAACGGGACGGACTGCACCCGGAGGCCCGTGACGGAGTTCTACACCGCGGACGGCTGGTACATTGTGGACATAGAGCACGGCCTCATAGGCTCCCTGGAGGAGTACCTGGCCAGTCCGTACTTCCCCAGACTGTATCAGATAATAACCGAGAACGGCTACAGGATGGTGGCACAGAGCCCGACGGAGCTCAGCGGTCATGAGCATGTTGACGTTACTGGGGACTTCATCGCGAACATCGAAGACAGACTCATAAGCGTCGTGAGCGGAAGGTTGAAGCCGGAGCTGCGCTCGAAGCTGATGATGCTGGTCAACAACCTCAACGAAAATGAGAGGCTTTACGCGCTCTTCATCCTCTCGTCTGCCCCCAGCGACGATGAATTGAACCTGGTGGTGGAGAAATACAGTGTGGGCAAGATGGAGCAAAGCATAAAAGCCATGTACGAGTTTTACAGGGACATGGAGTGGAGCGACGATTTCACGCGCTACTGGAAAATATTCGCGGGTGATGTGGGATGA
- a CDS encoding beta-galactosidase, with protein MKKLIPLTAFLVVLLLILGLLFINQTPNLPPCEDNTTYALAPGANGSLGVLIVYMDPGISHGRAEAVFDAAKKAGAKWVRIGFIWALAEPLPGEYNFTEFDWIINAALERNLSVLPVVMFTPRWASGRPNAKDYYLYPPARGEYLRDFAKAIATHYRGRITHWELWNEPDMRGFLRDLDGDGSTADEYAEMLAYFHSGIKAGDPNAGVVLGGLANSKVEPSCEKDYLRKLLSDPDFPAGKNFDVMNIHTNFRSPREIIEEIRETRATLEEFGLEKPLWITEASYTPVRKFQTLPCYLGDEGFDRYVHDALVVELNEGAEVVFWAALHDYGSDRPESDPYKHSGLYTYDLKPKRAAEVFKGLSKELGN; from the coding sequence TTGAAAAAACTAATTCCACTCACGGCTTTTTTAGTGGTCCTTCTGCTTATCCTCGGACTGCTGTTCATCAACCAAACACCCAACCTTCCGCCCTGCGAGGACAATACCACGTACGCCCTTGCCCCTGGCGCTAACGGCTCTCTCGGCGTCCTGATAGTCTACATGGACCCGGGTATAAGCCACGGGCGGGCGGAGGCGGTTTTCGACGCGGCGAAGAAAGCGGGTGCAAAGTGGGTGAGGATAGGCTTTATCTGGGCGCTGGCGGAGCCCTTGCCAGGCGAATACAACTTCACAGAGTTCGACTGGATAATCAACGCCGCCCTGGAGAGGAACCTCTCCGTGCTTCCCGTTGTGATGTTCACGCCGAGGTGGGCCTCGGGACGGCCAAACGCGAAGGACTACTACCTCTATCCACCGGCCAGGGGCGAATATCTCCGGGATTTCGCAAAGGCCATTGCCACGCACTACAGGGGAAGAATAACCCACTGGGAGCTCTGGAACGAGCCGGACATGCGGGGCTTCCTCAGAGACCTCGACGGGGACGGCTCGACCGCCGACGAGTACGCGGAGATGTTGGCTTACTTCCACAGCGGCATAAAGGCCGGAGACCCAAATGCAGGGGTCGTTCTCGGTGGACTTGCCAATTCAAAGGTCGAACCCTCCTGCGAGAAGGACTACCTCAGAAAGCTCCTGAGCGACCCGGACTTTCCGGCCGGGAAGAACTTCGATGTCATGAACATCCACACGAACTTCCGGAGTCCGCGGGAGATTATCGAGGAAATCCGGGAGACCCGGGCGACTCTGGAGGAGTTCGGCCTCGAAAAGCCCCTCTGGATAACGGAGGCGAGCTACACGCCCGTTAGGAAGTTCCAGACTCTGCCGTGCTATTTAGGAGATGAGGGATTTGACCGCTACGTCCACGATGCACTCGTGGTGGAGCTGAACGAGGGTGCCGAGGTGGTCTTCTGGGCGGCCCTCCACGACTACGGGAGCGACCGGCCGGAGAGCGACCCCTACAAGCATTCCGGACTCTACACCTACGACCTGAAGCCCAAGAGGGCGGCGGAAGTATTTAAAGGGTTAAGCAAGGAGCTCGGAAATTAA
- a CDS encoding ATP-binding protein — protein MITHRFIDREEELKALRNAFERGALIVVYGRRRVGKTRLLVEASKDFKTLYHLCKEEEVGETLKTLNAKLLSLTGDVSLLKHPIRSFEEFFERVPDDAVVIFDEFQILAKNHPRILGVIQEHLDFRRSGSIVLCGSSISMMEELVSYGSPIYGRRTLSLKVKPLKFRHIGGFFPGYSLEDLVKVYGMVDGIPEYLLRLDPSLSPEENAREEFFGRGFLYDEAEYLLRYELRDLSTYNTILEAISYGHRSFGELRNSTGIDGSKLTRYLSILINLGIVGREAPVTEKPKKRTRNSRYFIADNYFAFYYTFVYPFKESIELGLPEDAVENFERNFNRYLGSVFEGIAREFLIELNKAQKLPFRFTKIGRWWRKGEEIDLVALNERERKALFVEVKWKDLSGREARGILRDLERKAELVGLDEWENFYGLVAKDVRGKETLNSERFSVWDLKDFEGHSIKS, from the coding sequence ATGATTACGCATAGGTTCATTGACAGGGAGGAGGAGCTGAAAGCCCTGAGGAACGCCTTTGAAAGGGGAGCACTCATCGTCGTCTACGGCAGGAGGAGGGTCGGGAAGACGAGGCTCCTCGTGGAGGCGTCAAAGGACTTCAAGACCCTCTATCACCTCTGCAAGGAGGAAGAGGTCGGTGAAACCCTGAAAACGCTCAACGCAAAGCTCCTCTCCCTCACGGGTGACGTTTCCCTCCTAAAACATCCAATTCGCTCCTTCGAGGAGTTCTTTGAGAGGGTTCCCGATGATGCGGTGGTCATCTTTGATGAGTTCCAGATTCTTGCCAAAAACCATCCAAGAATCCTCGGGGTGATTCAGGAGCACCTCGACTTCAGGAGAAGCGGGAGCATCGTCCTCTGCGGCTCAAGCATCTCGATGATGGAGGAGCTTGTTTCCTACGGGAGCCCAATCTACGGGCGAAGAACGCTCTCGCTGAAGGTCAAACCGCTGAAGTTCCGGCACATCGGCGGGTTCTTTCCAGGTTACAGCCTTGAAGACCTCGTCAAGGTCTACGGCATGGTCGATGGAATCCCCGAGTACCTGCTTCGCCTTGACCCGTCCCTTTCCCCTGAGGAGAACGCACGCGAGGAGTTCTTCGGCAGGGGCTTCCTCTATGATGAGGCCGAGTACCTGCTCCGCTACGAGTTGAGGGATTTGAGCACCTACAACACAATCCTTGAGGCGATAAGCTACGGGCACCGCTCCTTTGGTGAGCTAAGGAACTCCACCGGAATCGACGGTTCAAAGCTCACCAGATACCTTAGCATACTCATCAACCTCGGTATCGTCGGTAGGGAAGCGCCGGTGACGGAGAAGCCGAAGAAGCGGACGAGGAACTCCCGCTACTTCATAGCGGACAACTACTTTGCCTTCTACTACACCTTCGTCTACCCCTTCAAAGAGAGCATAGAGCTCGGCCTTCCGGAGGATGCAGTTGAAAACTTCGAGAGGAACTTCAACCGCTACCTTGGCTCCGTCTTTGAGGGGATAGCAAGGGAGTTTCTGATTGAGCTCAACAAAGCTCAAAAATTGCCTTTCCGCTTCACGAAAATTGGAAGATGGTGGAGGAAAGGAGAGGAGATTGACCTGGTGGCGTTGAATGAAAGGGAGAGAAAGGCCCTGTTCGTGGAAGTCAAGTGGAAAGACCTCAGCGGGCGGGAAGCGCGGGGGATTTTGAGGGACTTGGAGAGAAAGGCCGAGCTCGTGGGACTCGATGAATGGGAGAATTTTTACGGGCTGGTGGCCAAGGATGTTAGGGGGAAAGAAACCCTCAACAGCGAGCGTTTTTCGGTCTGGGATTTGAAGGACTTTGAGGGCCATTCAATCAAAAGTTGA
- a CDS encoding radical SAM protein — MSQFIRSFTFFRTNSGNEYLFDDITGVVLQIPAEISSRIKHILFDSTTPAEALIKVYKEAPEENNYARIYKILETLISNFGAFYRLPMKISTSEIEEGILQYMILRDGLYELLLEVTDNCNFRCRYCVFGGNYKDFRTHGYSFMTLETAIKAIDLYFEYLTEGALLNPMREPTIAFYGGEPLLNFKLIEKCVEYVNQTYSDEFAPRYTITTNASLITKKIAEFLVKNDFDVFISLDGPQEEHNRNRVLANGRGTFDLVIRGISNLKNAQRKHDGSNKEYFALITYDPKSNLYDITKFFGEESPIKPIFANPVRSMGTTYYLPFTEEDYMNHEKMLRELFKKFLNDSRNGHKSAFSEILFGGPGSLMFYRNMLSRKNPTAIFTSTCIPGFKWYVTTGGKIQVCERAPYSTIIRDVNKGLDFSAIKTLIQRYFKLIVDKCNYCGLAHSCARCFAYMDSEDCTLFKRWVIDGLKTAFTIYENNPEYFEKRLSVLKEKGGIYAVEIL; from the coding sequence GTGTCTCAGTTCATTCGTTCTTTTACTTTTTTCCGAACGAATTCTGGTAACGAATATCTATTCGATGATATAACCGGAGTGGTACTTCAAATTCCGGCGGAGATTAGCTCACGAATTAAACATATACTCTTCGATAGTACAACACCTGCTGAGGCCTTAATAAAGGTTTACAAAGAAGCACCTGAGGAAAATAATTATGCTAGAATTTACAAAATTTTAGAAACTCTGATCTCTAATTTTGGAGCATTTTACAGGCTTCCTATGAAGATCAGTACCTCTGAAATAGAAGAGGGTATTTTGCAGTATATGATCCTAAGAGACGGGCTTTATGAGCTACTTCTGGAAGTTACTGATAACTGCAATTTCAGATGTCGGTATTGCGTATTCGGGGGTAATTATAAAGATTTCAGGACCCATGGATATTCGTTCATGACACTGGAAACTGCAATAAAAGCCATTGACCTGTACTTTGAGTACCTAACGGAGGGAGCGTTATTGAATCCAATGAGAGAGCCAACTATAGCTTTCTATGGAGGAGAACCTCTTCTTAACTTTAAACTTATTGAAAAGTGTGTTGAATATGTGAATCAGACTTATTCTGATGAATTTGCCCCTCGATACACAATTACAACTAATGCTTCCTTGATAACTAAAAAAATAGCAGAATTCCTTGTCAAAAATGATTTTGATGTGTTTATAAGCTTGGATGGACCTCAAGAGGAACATAATCGGAATAGAGTCTTGGCTAACGGCAGAGGTACTTTTGACCTAGTGATAAGGGGCATATCTAACCTTAAGAATGCCCAGAGAAAACACGACGGCTCTAACAAGGAGTATTTCGCCCTAATCACATATGATCCAAAGTCAAATTTATATGATATCACGAAGTTTTTTGGTGAGGAATCACCAATAAAGCCAATATTTGCAAATCCCGTACGTTCTATGGGTACTACGTATTATTTGCCATTTACTGAAGAAGACTACATGAATCACGAGAAGATGTTACGGGAACTCTTTAAGAAATTCCTCAATGATTCTCGGAACGGTCACAAGTCAGCCTTTTCTGAAATTTTATTTGGTGGTCCTGGATCTTTAATGTTCTATCGGAACATGTTAAGCCGTAAGAATCCAACGGCAATATTCACCTCAACTTGTATTCCAGGGTTTAAATGGTATGTAACCACCGGTGGGAAGATTCAGGTATGTGAAAGGGCACCCTATAGCACCATAATCAGAGACGTCAATAAAGGTCTGGATTTCTCTGCAATAAAAACACTAATTCAGAGGTACTTCAAGTTGATAGTGGATAAATGCAATTACTGTGGCCTAGCCCACAGTTGCGCAAGATGCTTTGCATACATGGATTCAGAGGACTGTACTCTCTTTAAACGCTGGGTGATTGACGGATTAAAAACAGCATTTACAATATATGAAAATAATCCCGAGTATTTTGAAAAAAGATTGTCAGTGCTAAAAGAAAAAGGTGGAATCTATGCCGTGGAAATTCTTTAA
- a CDS encoding SAM hydrolase/SAM-dependent halogenase family protein, with protein sequence MITLTTDFGLKGPYVGEMKMAMLRVNPNARLIDVTHSIRRHSIVEGSFVMEQVVKYSPEGTVHVGVIDPGVGTGRRAVIIEGEQFLVLPDNGLATLPMKHIKPRRAYEIDFERIRRFTGWRISSTFHGRDVFGPAGALLDAGIEPGQIGTEIPLESLVRLNVEPRREGESWLLTVLYIDDFGNVILNLENYGTLRVVELPDLGVRVPYLDTYGQVKPGELLALPGSHDYLEIAVNQGSAAERLGLKVGDEVRVKLIGGD encoded by the coding sequence ATGATAACCCTGACGACGGACTTCGGGCTTAAAGGGCCTTACGTCGGCGAGATGAAGATGGCGATGCTGAGGGTCAATCCCAACGCGCGGCTCATTGACGTTACCCACTCGATAAGAAGGCACTCCATCGTTGAGGGCTCCTTCGTCATGGAGCAGGTGGTGAAATACTCCCCGGAAGGGACCGTTCACGTCGGCGTTATTGACCCCGGGGTCGGAACGGGCAGGAGGGCGGTAATAATCGAGGGGGAGCAGTTTCTCGTCCTTCCTGACAACGGACTAGCAACCCTCCCAATGAAACACATCAAACCCCGGCGAGCCTACGAGATAGATTTCGAGAGGATAAGGCGCTTCACGGGCTGGCGGATAAGCTCTACCTTCCACGGCAGGGATGTGTTCGGTCCCGCCGGGGCGCTCCTCGACGCCGGCATTGAGCCCGGCCAGATAGGAACTGAAATTCCCCTGGAAAGCCTTGTCAGGCTCAACGTGGAGCCGCGGCGCGAAGGAGAGAGCTGGCTGCTCACGGTACTCTACATTGACGACTTCGGCAACGTGATCCTCAACCTCGAGAACTATGGGACGCTGAGGGTGGTGGAGCTTCCCGACTTGGGGGTCAGGGTTCCATACCTCGACACCTACGGCCAGGTGAAGCCCGGAGAACTGCTTGCACTTCCTGGAAGTCACGACTACCTCGAGATAGCCGTCAATCAGGGGAGTGCCGCTGAAAGGCTCGGTCTGAAGGTCGGGGATGAGGTGAGGGTGAAGTTGATTGGAGGTGATTGA
- a CDS encoding GNAT family N-acetyltransferase — MSALNIVTAVGEDDIEKCLQIARELPEWFNEAGLRAMERDLMGETTFIAIEGEEVFGFITIKPLNGKALEILWMAVGREHRGKGIGTEMLRFVEGWARERGFELLVVKSSGDLTYKPYDETRRFYEWNGFVRIALIDPYPQWGEPALIYAKCLKRKQAERRNRAVM, encoded by the coding sequence GTGAGTGCATTGAACATCGTCACGGCTGTAGGGGAGGACGATATAGAAAAATGCCTTCAAATAGCCCGCGAGCTCCCAGAGTGGTTCAACGAGGCCGGCCTCAGAGCAATGGAGCGGGATTTGATGGGAGAGACGACCTTCATCGCCATTGAAGGGGAAGAGGTTTTCGGCTTCATTACCATCAAACCGCTCAACGGAAAAGCCCTTGAAATCCTCTGGATGGCCGTGGGGAGGGAGCACCGAGGAAAAGGAATCGGGACGGAAATGCTCCGCTTCGTTGAGGGATGGGCGAGGGAGAGGGGCTTCGAGCTCCTCGTCGTCAAGAGCTCGGGCGATTTAACCTACAAACCCTACGACGAGACAAGGCGCTTCTACGAGTGGAATGGATTTGTGAGGATAGCCCTGATCGACCCCTATCCCCAATGGGGCGAGCCGGCGCTGATTTACGCCAAATGCCTGAAAAGGAAGCAGGCAGAGAGAAGAAACCGCGCCGTCATGTAG
- a CDS encoding nicotinamide-nucleotide adenylyltransferase → MVKRGLFVGRFQPVHNGHIKALEFVFSQVDEVILGIGSAQASHTLKNPFTTSERMEMLIRALNETHLADKRYYLIPLPDINFNAIWATYVVSMVPRFDVVFTGNSLVAQLFREKGYEVIVQPMFRKDILSATEIRKRMVEGQPWEELVPKSVAEFIREIKGCERIKMLATNLEKNEKELQAPIRIPEF, encoded by the coding sequence ATGGTCAAGCGCGGCCTATTCGTCGGCCGGTTCCAGCCGGTTCACAACGGCCATATAAAGGCGCTCGAATTCGTTTTTTCACAGGTTGATGAGGTGATACTGGGCATCGGAAGCGCCCAGGCGAGCCATACGCTGAAGAACCCCTTCACGACGAGCGAAAGGATGGAGATGCTGATCAGGGCGCTGAACGAGACGCACCTGGCGGACAAACGCTACTACCTGATTCCGCTCCCGGACATAAACTTCAACGCCATCTGGGCGACCTATGTAGTGAGCATGGTGCCGAGGTTCGACGTCGTCTTCACTGGCAACTCTCTGGTTGCCCAGCTCTTCCGCGAGAAGGGCTACGAGGTCATCGTCCAGCCGATGTTCAGGAAGGACATCCTCTCTGCGACCGAGATCAGGAAACGCATGGTTGAAGGACAGCCCTGGGAGGAGCTCGTGCCCAAGAGCGTGGCCGAGTTCATCAGGGAGATAAAGGGCTGCGAAAGGATAAAGATGCTCGCGACGAACCTCGAAAAGAACGAGAAGGAGTTGCAGGCGCCGATAAGAATTCCGGAGTTCTAA